A segment of the Puniceicoccales bacterium genome:
TATCGAGCCATGTTGTACCTGCTTCGGCTATAGCCATTTGTAGGCCATTAAAAAATTCAATCAAGGCATCCTGGTGGGCTTTGATGAAATCCACCGCCTGGGCCATTTTTTTCTTTTCTGCAGCAATTTTTTCAACGGCTGAAATGGATTTAGCAAGTTCCTCAAACCTGTTTCTGGTATTTACTAAGCGTACGCTTGTGTTTTTTAAAATAACATTTTTTCTGAGAGAAATGAGGTAGGTGAATAGCATGGAGGCGGTTAGAAAGAGCATTGGCATGATGGAATTATATATCCAGATTGGCCAGTAATTGTGAAAATATTCCACTCGGTTGATGTTTTTTGGGAATTTCAATTCATTATCTTTTTTAGATGGAGTATTAATGGCTCCGATGAGTACCGGGAGGATTTCGAAAATATTCTTATCTTGTTGTGGTGCAGTGCTTAACTGTATATTTAAAATTTCATCAATGCCATTGGTATTTTTGGTTTTCATCAGATTAGATAAATTTGGCATGGCTACAAAATCTTTATATGGGCCGGTTAGGATTAGAAATTTTGGGCGATTTAGTTCCATATTATCGATAAATTCTGTCAAAAATTTTTCCAATTCTTTCTCTAAATATATGGAAATTTCGGTGCTAATTTGTTTAATTAAATCGGCATTTTTATCGGATTTCAGCGATGATTTTGAAGAAAACATGGCCACTTCCAGGTGCTCGAGAGACAGGTCATTATTTGATTCTGATTTGATTTTTTTCATCATTTCGTCAAATTTGAATGGAATTATTTTGGTCTTATTCCGTTCTTTTTTATGGATATGCACCAGCAGTGCGTTTTTCATGAGATGGATCGCCAGGCAATTTTTTTTGCATTTACTGAATGCATTGAAGCGTATAATTGGATCCAAGAATATTATTTTGGGGTATATTCTGGCGTTTCTTAGGATCGATTGTAGCGCATGGATTCTAGGAATTTCTACGGCAAAGCAGTTTAAGACATTTTCTTCATTGATGAAATTTTTTGCCATTTGATAGGTCCATTGATTTGTCTTTTTCCCAAAAATACTTGCAAATTCCAATGCTATTGCTTCTTGTAGTTTGTCTTTTCTTATGTTATAGACTTGTAGTGGCAGGTATTTTATGAATGAATCGGAGAGGATTAGTGTTGATAGATTTTTTTTGATTTTATCTGGTAGGGATGCCAAGATATCGCTAACATCTTTTAGGTCAATGAGTTCCTTGCTCTCTATGACATTTACAAAATAGGTACTGCCAAGACAAGTGATTTCACATACAGTCAGAAAATTTTCAGTGTAGTGAAGTATAATTTTGCTTACTTCATTCATTATAACAGTGACAGATTGATGCCCTTAGGCAGTTACTCAGCTTAGCTAGGCAATGCATTTGTCAATCCAATGCTGTTTTTTAATGTTTCGTAATTAATTGATGCAGTTGGGGTTATCGAATTTTTCTCCATTTATGGCATTTCCAAAGAGACTATAGCCGAGGCAAGTGATTCCACGTTGTATGGTTAAAAATTTTTCAGTGCGGAAAATTTAACTAGGCAACTCATGTGCCTATTCAGTGGAGTTTTCAATGTTTTGTAATTAATTGATGCAGTAGAAGTTATTTTTTTCTTTCATGGGATGTCATTTTATCTAGGGTCAAAAAAGATGTATGCTTACGATGAAAGGATAGTTATAACTGGTGTGGGATTGACAGCACCTAACGGTAACTCACTGAAGGACTTCAGGAAAAATCTGTTGGCCGGAAAGGCGAATATTGAGATGCTTGATATTCGTTATATTGGAATGGTTCCGGCTGGCCTATGTGATTTCGAAACCGTTCGTTATCAAAGCAAGAAAGATATTAGAAATGGGACTCGGGCCGGCAGTATTGGTGTTTATTGTGCCAATGAGGCAATTTTGGATAGTGGAATTGACTTTGCGATCGTTGACAGATCCAGGATTGGCGTTTACGTGGGCATAACGGAGCATGGTAACGTGGAGACAGAGAACGAGATATATAACCTGTCCCAGTTTGGGTATGATGTTAAGTATTGGGGGCATTATCATAATCCGCGGACGATAGCCAACAGTCCGGCCGGCGAAATTACCATAAATCTTGGGATAACCGGGCCTCATTATACCATTGGAGCTGCCTGTGCGGCGGGTAATGCGGGATTAATCCAGGCCTTTCAAATGTTGCGATTGGGTGAAGTGGATGTGGCCATTGCTGGGGGTGTCAGCGAAAGCATAAGGTCTTTTGGCATATTTGCTGGGTTTAAGAGCCAAGGTGCTTTGGGTTATAATAAAGATCCGAATCTGGTTAGTCGGCCCTTTGATCGTGGTCGGAATGGCATTGTGGTCAGTGAGGGTGGATGTTTGTATGTGGTTGAGCGGCTTAGAGATGCAGTGGCTCGCTCGGCGAAAATATATGGTGAAATTGTTGGCTATGCGATAAATTCCGATGCCACCGATGCTGTCAGACCGAATCCACCAAGGCAGGCAGAATGTATTCGATTGGCGTTGAAAAGGGCTGGGCTGCAACCTGATGAAGTGAATGTGGTTAGTACCCATGCCACGTCGACGGCCCAGGGAGATGTTTCGGAATGCATAGCCCTGCGAGAGGTATTTTCTGGCAGCTGTGATACCTATTTCAATAATACTAAGAGCTTTATAGGTCATGCCATGGGAGCTGCCGGGGCGTTGGAGTTGGCAGGAAATCTACCGTCATTTGAAGATGGATATGTTCATGCGACGATCAATGTTGATGATTTAGATCCGGACTGCCAGATTGATAACCTGATCTGTAACAAGGCTATAAAGTTAAATTCTCCAAAAATTATTTTAAATAACTCCTTTGGCATGATGGGAGTTAATTCGGTGATTGTGGTCAAAAAATTTTCGAGCTAAGTCAATAGACATCACGTAGATATCGTTTATCTTTGCGCATTTGTTTGACGAAGTCGTCTGCATCGGCAATGTGTTTGGCAAGTATCGTTTTGAGAGTAGTTTCCACATCTTTTGCCATTTTTGATGCATCCCCACAGACATAAAAACAGGCGCCGTTGACAATCCATTCCAACAATGGCTCGGCGTTCTCTAACATCTTGTCCTGGACATAGATCTTGGTTTCTTGATCTCTAGAAAAAGCTAGATCTAGGCGCCATAGATCTCCGCTGGCGAGCAGCGAAAGCAGCTTATCTTGGTAGTAAAAATTTTCAGATCTATGTTGTTCGCCAAAGAATAACCAGTTGCGGCCGACAGACTTACCCTGAGCTCGGCGCGTGGCTCTTTCCTGAAGGAAAGACATGAATGGGGCTAATCCTGTGCCCGGTCCGACCATAATCATATCGGCAGAATCTTCTGGCAATGAAAAGGTGGAATCGACGATGAAAGTGTCGGCAGATTCGCCCAGCTGTAGTCGGTTACAGAGATAGGTTGATGCCACGCCAAGGCGTTCTTTGTTGTTCTCTGCCAGATACTTAACTGCCGCAACCAATAGATGTATTTCACCTGGTGTGGCTGTGGGAGAGGAGGCTATGGAATAGAGTCGTGGTGGCATTTTTCGCAGAGCATTGGCCAGATCTTGGGCTGACAGTGCGATGCTCTTAAATTTTTGCAAAATATCATATAAACCATTGTTTTTCAAAAAGATATTGAACGTTTGCTGATCGCCATTATTTATATCGAAGTATTCGGCTAACTCCTTTGGATCGCTGATCCTTTCGGCCAATAGTTCCCAGAAATGTTTTGTCAAATGTGTCAAACATAGTTTATCTGTAAGTGCTTTTCCAATAGGCATTTCTGTTTCGCCGATCGAAATATTTTCATTGAAATCTAGGCTAAGCCTATTTAATAACTCAATGACATCTTTCTCTGAATTTTTTGGCATTATGGCCAATGAATCTCCACTCTTGTAGCGATGATGATCTGGATTTTCAAATACCAAATGATAGCCAATTTTTTCCGCATTGGCGCCACTAAGTCTTTTTCGGTCAACTAGTTTTGCTTTAAATATTTTTCTCACAGAAGAACTTTGCTGTGGTGGCTGGAGGGGTTGATTATGGCTATTGCTGAGGGCCAATGTTGTTCCCTTGGCCACAGCGATGGATGTTTCTGTGTTATATGGTTCTATAACTGTTTCTTTGTCAACACATAATGCCAAAGTTGTGGGACTTTGCTCCGGTATTACAATTAGTTGGGCAGAGTTTTGTTCCGTTGGTTTTGGTTTGGATTGTTCCAATTTCGGTAGGGCGACTAACTTACCATCCTCATATTCAATGACATAGCCTTCATGAATAAGCCAATTTAGGTGTTTAGCCACGGCTTCGAAGGGCATGTTAATGCCGCTATCTGGCTGGCGAATTTTCTGTTCAACGGCGGATATATTTATGCCATTGTTTTTCTCTATGAATTCGACCAGTTGGCGAATTTCTTCGGTGAAAACATGATTATTTGGCACGAATTTTCTGCGTACGGCACAGACGTAGGATATGCCATTTTTTCCCTTTCGATATATGGAAAAATGTAGGCTTCTAAGCTTGCCGCGCAATCTGTTAGCTGTATCCAGCGGGAATTTTTTTTGTTTTTGCCAGACATAGTCTATGGATCTTTTGATCATGGAGCGCGGCATGGAGGCGAAGGTTGTGCCGAGCAAGCGAAATGTAATTGCTTTTTTTATGGCTTTATCTCTTAGATTCTCGAGCAAATACTGCTTTACCTGTCCCATAGATTGCATTGCCGGGATGTCTTCATTGGATCCTTCTTGAAGTTGTTTAGGCTTGTACATCAAGCGCTTAGACATTTGTT
Coding sequences within it:
- a CDS encoding beta-ketoacyl-[acyl-carrier-protein] synthase family protein, which translates into the protein MSFYLGSKKMYAYDERIVITGVGLTAPNGNSLKDFRKNLLAGKANIEMLDIRYIGMVPAGLCDFETVRYQSKKDIRNGTRAGSIGVYCANEAILDSGIDFAIVDRSRIGVYVGITEHGNVETENEIYNLSQFGYDVKYWGHYHNPRTIANSPAGEITINLGITGPHYTIGAACAAGNAGLIQAFQMLRLGEVDVAIAGGVSESIRSFGIFAGFKSQGALGYNKDPNLVSRPFDRGRNGIVVSEGGCLYVVERLRDAVARSAKIYGEIVGYAINSDATDAVRPNPPRQAECIRLALKRAGLQPDEVNVVSTHATSTAQGDVSECIALREVFSGSCDTYFNNTKSFIGHAMGAAGALELAGNLPSFEDGYVHATINVDDLDPDCQIDNLICNKAIKLNSPKIILNNSFGMMGVNSVIVVKKFSS